The DNA window AGGAGCTCATTGGTTACAAAACCACTGTTGCATACGATTACACAACCACAACACCGATTACACTTTCAATCCAAAATTCACTTGATGACAACGTTTTAAATCACAATGAGCACACTAATTATGTCACCGAGACAATAACACCGACTTTTGGGAGAGACATTATACCGGCAGATGTACAAAGTACAAAAGATACAGGAATCGAAGAAGTTAAGGTCGTACAGGAAGATCAAGATCAATTGAACGACTATTCGGCATGGAAAATTGCTGAGCATAACAAGTACAAAAATAGcatagaaaatgataatagtaTCATACATTATGGAAAGTTAAAAACATCAACTGAATCACCTCTACGAGCTACTCttccaataaaaattttaacgcaaGACGAAGTAACACCCAAGagacgtaaaataaaattagtcAATATACCTGTTCGCATATTAGAATCTGATAGACCTGTAACAGATCTAATACTAGAGGTACCAGAATATAAATTGAAGAGTGTGTTAAGGTCTCTGTTACGAgtagaaataataaatcaagAGAACGTGACAAACGATAATAGCAAAGAATCGAAAACTTTTAATATACATGACCAAAGAATTACGTATAGCAATGATGACCAAAATCGTGGTCCCCAAGATGCGAATACAGAGCATAAGGCAGATGAACcatttaatgaaaattcaaatacaaaTCCTAAAGTAACCGGAGATTCATACTCTTCGACCACGCCTAGTATTACTACAGTACGAGGCAACCGATCACAGCCCCCGTATCGAAGTTCCCGCAATCGAGGATTCTATGTGACAAAAAGCATAGGGAGCAGTACTTTGCTTCAGACCACAACTCCACCAATTCCTCGGCAATCAACAGAATCGAATAGTGAAAATCCCCAACTGTACAGCACAGTATCTGAACTGGAATTATCTACTTTTACCGAAAATCCATCAACGATTGCAATGGATACTACGAACGTAAGCGGCGAGTTGTACACTATGCAAGATGAATCAGCGTCCGAAGAAACTTGGCATTCGACAATAAACACTAGCCTAAAAAATCTCAACGATATTCTGACTAGTAATAAAGATGTTAATAGAACGTCATTGACATCTGATAAGATAACAGCCATACCTGACACTACTACTGCAGAATACACATCAACTAGGCTAACTGAGCCGAGTACCGTAAAATCAACACCGGAATCCGTAGCTTCCACCGAATTCAACGATCAGATTTATACATCTGAATCTATAGCTGAATTTGAATCATACTCTACTGAAGATTTCAGCAGTATAACATCTGAAGAAACTTCAAAACCCGAGTCAAGTTTAGACCTGCGTACCACTGTATCTGGGTTAGAAAGTGAGGAAGAAGAGTATTATGATGTGACGAATGAGCCTACATCCACCCCTTATTTAGCCACAGCAAAATACAATGCAGCTTCTGTTGCAAAAAGTCTAAGAGAAAGTTCCGAAGTGAAGAAGTCGAGCACAGCCCTGAACTATTATACCGAGATTGGCAGTACGACTACAGAGTTTCAAAAGACGACTGCCTCTGAATATGAAGTACCGAGTGATGATTTTCCGAGCAATGATCAGAGCAAAGAAACTGTCACAGCAGAAACAACTAAGAGCTTTGATAACACATTAACCACCAGTGGATTAGACTCTGATTTTAAATCAAACTTATTAGTCAATGGCGAAACACATGATATTGATTTGGGTTTCAAAACTGAAAGAACTGCAACGACGAGTATAATAATAGGTTCTTCTTTGAAACCTGAGATAAAAACTACTAAAGCTTCAATAGATGATCAACGAACGAGCCCACTGGATTTTATAACAGAAAACATTATTGAAAGTAGTTCACCCGGTGCAATGACCAGTTTTTCCTTAAATCCTGAAACAGGAACTAACACAGCTTCAATTTACAATCCAGGAACTAGTCCAGTGGATTTCGTAACAGAAAGTATTATTGAAAACAGTTCAACCAATGTACTGGAGTTCCTAACAGAAGgcattattgaaaatggtTCAAATAGTGTAACGACAAGTTCTTCTTCGAACCCTGAAATAGGAACTAACACAGCTTCAATCGATGATCGAAGAACTAGCCTACTAGATTTTGCAACAGAAAGCATTACTGAAAATGATTCAACTAGTGCAACGACAAGTTCTTCCATGATCTCTGAAATACGAGCTAACACAGCTTCAATTGATGATCGAAGAACCAGCCCACTGGATTTTGCAACCGAAAGCATTACTGAAAATGGTTCAACCAGTGCAACTGAAAGTTCTTTTTTGAACCCTGAAATACGAGCTAACACAGCTTCAATTGATGATCGAAGAACCAGCCCACTGGATTTTGTAACAGAAagcattattgaaaatgattcaacCAGTGCAACGACAAGTTTTTCTTTAAACCCTGAAATAGAAACTAAAACAGTTCCAATTGATGATCGGAGAACTAACCCAGTGGATTTTGTAACAGAAAGGATTATTGAAAACGATTCAACCAGTGTAACAACAAGTTCTTCCTTGAACTCTGAAATAGGAACTAATACAGCATCAACCCTTAATCGAGAAGTTACACGATTGGATTACTCAACAGAAAATATCGTTTCAACTATTTCAGTGACATCTGATTCAGTTATGAGTACAGTTTCTCTTGGAACAAATGCAGTTGAAGAAGCAACAGATTCCTTCGTTATCCCAGACACAAAATTGACTGAAATGGAAATGGGAAGTACAGTATCGAGTAACAAAGCATCAACTACTGTGTCAGACAATATAGCAACAGTCACAAGTTCTGTAGGCGAAATATCCGGAATTTCAGAAACACATTCGACATATCCTTCAAAGATTGATCAGCAAGTTGTAACCCAAATTACTCCATTTACATTTAGTTCGGGATCTACATTTTCACCTTCAAATAATGCTCACAAAGACTTTAATACTGTTTCGACTATTGTGGAAAAAGACACAGCGCTAGATACAGCTGTAACGCAGCAAATTTTAGAGGGTTTAACAGAGGCGCCAAAACGTTCTGTACTGACGGAATCTACAAGTTCAGAACTTATAAGTGACACCTTCTATAGATCACCTTCAGCTATTCCAGGAAAGAAATCCGTGCGCcggcgaataattaaaaaacgaataaacgGAATTCGTCGACCATACGTACAAACTGTTCAAGATACAAGCAGATTGAATGGAATCGATAAACcaaggaaaaaatttgttcgcCGACGTATAATAAACCGTACTACAGGAAAAATAGTGAATGAAACGATGAAAGGAAATTCGAAAGTGTTGGACAGTCCATCGATAAGGAGTATTGCAAACCCTGAACTCGTTCCCAAGATAAACGAATCGCCAGAGCCTCGTAATGGTActgtgagaaataaaatagtCAGACATCGTGTAATTTACAGACGACGACCAGCAGTTAATCAAACAAATAGCAGTTCCATAGATGCCAAAATATCTAGTCAAAATAACAGTGCCAGTAATGATGTGCAAAGTTCTAGTGTCTCGAGCACTAATTCAAATCAACGAAGACGAGTAGTGTTAGAAAGATCTAGGTATAGGGGTAAAGGTAGCGGTAGAGGTAGAGGACAAACGGAATCATCAACAGTAACTCCAAGGCTAAGTTTGGAAAGGCAATTGAATTCCACGGAAACCACAGTACAAAACGACAAGTTATACAAACGCAAGACTAATGAACAAGATTACGCAGACGTTACGATTGATAATTTGAGCAGTGGTTCTGAGAGCTACGGCAAGGTTTCTATTTATCAAAGAGAAGAACTTCctcaaatcgaaaaaatttctgagGCGGCACTCGAGCTTGAACCCGTATCGAAGTCAGAAGATGTTCAAGCTGACGGCGAGGTCAGTGTTGGATGACAAGTTACACCGAAATGCTTGCTGGCTGAGCGCTCACTCTACCTCTTAGCTAATGCTACAGCCGTAAAACTGTCTCTTTTCTTAcagaaaactaaaaaaaaaaacaaaaaaaaaaaaaacaacaacaacaaacaaacaaaaactcgCCTGCTCAAAGTGCAAACTGACTTTTCACTAATATACCATACAGGAAATTGGAAATCCTAAGCTCTCGATCACGAGACAAATGTTTCCCTGCTCGAACGCTTCATGACGTCACTTATACACATTCAAGAATATCAGCATTTAACAACagataaacgaaaaaaaagaaagctaAATCTTCTATGACTCACTAACGCGAATACTCTCTTGAACTACATCATACATGTACTTTCACAAACACATCACATTATACGTTAACAGAAACCATTTCAAATACTCTGTCGTGCTTCGCTATACTTTCTGTTcttgcaattaatttttttctatcagtGTCTCTCTTTCTGTTACATGTTGGATATGCTTTTTCCAAAACATTCGAATGCTTCTGTCCGATTTGAATATTACTTTCATTAAACGTTCGTACTTGAATGCTGATCTTTGGTTTTGGTCTTGGTACTGGCGCGTCAATGGTCTATGCGGGAAcactttttccatttctttacAAAGCAACCTTTAAAAATCAGCATCCAAGTGAATCGCagcaatgaaatattgaactcAACACGTAGTTGTTGATACCATTTAAATCAACGTTTTCAACCAAACGAGTATTGACTGAAAATCACTATTCACAATCTAGCATATAGATCAAATTCGTTTTCATTCATTCGCACAAACACATATATCTTTTTCATATCATTAAATCTGTGTTGAATTCAGTGTTGTTCTTTGTAAACCGATAATCAATCGCTTTATATGTACGaatatttccaaattattaatactatgtgaataatcaatttatcaTCAACTTACCCCGAGTCATTCCTCACTACCATTCTCTCTCAACAGATCAATCTCTTCAAGACGCGTACGGGTACTACGAGACTTCCAGGAACTCTGGTTCGATCAGCGAGACCCAGAACATCGACGTCCGCTCCTGAAAGTGATATAGCTACAACTGTATCATCTCTGAGAAAACTTTCCAATAACATTGAAGTACGTAGAAGAGGGCGTTTGGGTCAGAGTACAACGAGTGGCTCAACCAGCAATGGTGAGTTTAATCGTTTTATATCTATCACTTGCTTGAGTTTAATCTTTTGATAACTATCACTTGCTACAATGATTATACAATTCAATTTACCATCATTATGCAATAAAAgatgttcaatttttaccagTAGCTGAAGTGCAGAGCCAGCCAGCTGCGGGTGACGATGGAGCCTTGAAATTCGAGTCTGACAAGGATGTTTTGGAAAGTCTTGACCAAGCCAGCCATGCGCAAGAAGTGGAGGTGACCGTAGCTGCCAGAGATCCCTCATCGCCAGCTCCGCCAACAGTGACAGGTGCGAAACCTCCAGAGTCCCGCTATCAACTTGCTTTGAAGTCTCTACTTGTGAATTAATAATCAATCTTGTTATCactgttatttatatttttattactcagCATAACAACGTGCCTACTTCATTTGTCAACTAATTGATTCATGTGGCTCTCGTTATCTGTTCAcgtgtctgtctgtctgtctgaCTTCAACTGACCTGCGGCTGTCGCGTGTTCAACGTTATGAACGCCGATTATACCTACTCTGTGTGTATACCTCAACTCTTCAAACTACACTTGACCACCActtataattttattccaccACCTACTCTACCACATGACGATCCTGACTTGCTATTTCTATCTGTGTACGTACCTACTCTTTCTTCTTACTTATACTACTCAGTCTTTACTAGTTCAAAATCTGCACGTTTACTAACTTTTAACTATTTAATTACTGCTTTGCTCTAtacttttcattattcttGATATCTCTCTAACATCATACCTTGCAAGCTTGCTAGGCCAGCGAATGCATGCGAATACGAAATAATACATGAAAGTCACTTTGTCATCACTGTTCTAAACATCTTTATTTGATATCAATTTCCCCGATACTTCACTGCTACCCATGAGAttgagaataatttgaaagCAATGCCAGTAATCACAGTAATTAGTTAACATAATTGACTAAACAAATTAGAAGTAAGCAAATCCCcccagtaaaatttttctcccgcCCAAAACTCTACtaattatcaaattctgaCAAATCATTGGTTGCGCGATCAGGTCGTCCACGGTTCAGAACTTCTCTAAGGCGTAGGATAATTACAACCGAAGCTCCTCAAGTAACAGTATCCTCTACAGTCCCAACAACACCAATCATCAGACAAAGAACGAGGCCAGCTAGGCCTTTCGAGAAAGTTACCGAAAACACTGCACCGGTCAGACCACGTCGTCCAGCGATAATAGACTACGATTACTATGAAGATTCAGAAGAACGTATTGTAGGAAAGCCTAAGCTGTCTGGCAAGATATCGATCACAGCAGGAGGTTCGATCCGCTGTTTGGATCAGGGAAACTTTCCTCACCCGACGTCTTGCAAGAAGTTTATAACTTGCGCAAGGATGGTTAACGGACAGGTGATCGGAACCGAATACACTTGTCCGAAAAAGCTTTCCTTCGATCCGGTCGGCGGTATCTGCAACTGGTCAGCCGGTTTAGGATGTAAAGAATAGTTTACTATAAACTGATGTTGGCAGAAAAGGTAttgataattgtaataaaGTTTTATACTTATTAGACATTATGAAAAGTGAGAGATAAATGTGCGaaggtattatttttttcaaatcaacattCCACTTGCCCTTACAAAGTGGAGAAACAATttagaaatagaaataatcaaaaattccTCTTCTCTACCTACGACTGATTGTAAgctattctttatttttgtaacacGATAGCGTTGAATTTTGAATCTACCGAGCTGTTTAGCGTAAGACGAATAGCAAGACTCAAGTTGGAGATGGTAACGTCGCGTGCCACGTATAGTAGTTGAGTAATTTCGttgatattttatacattttttttcgttagGTAATTGCTATGATATACCCAATTCATTATGACTACCGTAACGAGGTGTAATTGCGCAAGTAACTGTGTCTATGTGAACGTTGATTGTCAGACTGCTACGCTGTGTGAATTTGCTtcttcgttgaaatttttttttttatccaattggaagcatacatacatacaacgGTTTTCTTGGCATATAAAAtgcataaataaatgaataaattaattaattaataaatacgTATGTGCATTCATTTTGTAagcaatattatatattaaaatactaattttatatgtacaccctatatagatatattatacTTTGCTCAGTTTACGTACATGTAACACATGCAGGAAAAGATTTGCATTAtgtaagtatatgtatactatagAAAATAGCCATATACcgtaagtaaaaaaaaaaaaaatataaatacagatatataggtgatattattgtaataccgttatgaaaatataaatgagTTAATAGCATTCGGTCCATTATCGTTAattaaattgtaataaaatttaaacacaATCAGACGtataatgataaaatattttccaattaatgataatatacGTAGGTACGCACTTTTAATTCAAGTTCATTATTCGCCCTACGATTGTAAATAACGATGATAATGATCTTTGTGTAAATACCGATAAGTTaattaatgtaaataattcGACACGTTTAATACGGTAAGATGttacatatacctataagaCGTGGTAagtgtatttgaaaaattattcatgatATGGTGACGTACAAGTAAGCCTTGCGTATCGATAAAATCCTATA is part of the Neodiprion virginianus isolate iyNeoVirg1 chromosome 5, iyNeoVirg1.1, whole genome shotgun sequence genome and encodes:
- the LOC124306419 gene encoding serine-rich adhesin for platelets-like isoform X2, which encodes MDWRVRSVAQLLMLGCLTALLDCGIAEQRVVCYYTNWSVYRPGTAKFSPQNINPYLCTHLIYAFGGFTKDNALKPFDKYQDIEKGGYAKFNGLKTYNKNLKTMLAVGGWNEGSSRFSPLVADPDRRKEFVRNTVKFLRQNHFDGLDLDWEYPAFRDGGKPRDRDNYASLVQELREEYERESLKTGRPRLLLSMAVPAGIEYINKGYDIPKLNKYLDFINLLSYDYHSSYEPAVNHHSPLYPLEEDNEYNFDTELTVDYTIKHLLDVGASPDKIVVGIPTYGRSFTLFNEEATELGSPSDGPGEEGDATREKGYLAYYEICESLIDSDEWEVVSPNSNAMGPYAYKGNQWVGYDDEAIVRLKAQYVTENGLGGIMFWSIDNDDFRGKCHNRPYPLIEAAKEAMLAGSEKTSVREKSTRPTKTRIESNFIGRKLGAGRRRTTEAPAGTRRNNLRKRINSLRSNSRSNARTNLENEETKSQVNGRNRGQYSDSEDDEDISNIRRIDANVVRSAEFSEDQDTENSQSQNRNRLRGAQRRKSPEKTRRRTTTASSVSEEVAEQAGVNKLTTPEPPTTPDPGTDFKCEDEGFFSHPRDCKKYFWCLDAGPGGLGIVAHHFTCPAGLVFNKAADSCDYPRNVVCPKAKTAGGPTTRAPIIAATSRTTIISSTTRRSATSSTTTEPSEYDEEYEYYDDDELEEENVPVSTTTARALQYQTISRNRATTTTTTTTANPPTSTQIPKTTTSETYQSLPSRGSNVAPATSIDEAEEDPQVLKELIDLIKKAGGLEELEKQLHLQGKGSESNVRTGSATNKTSSTPTTISRSLYERVLNRQAANSGNTLFRRTTASPITVTKKITETLDSQPSVIQRSKPSFRNGPGQAQFEGLDDVPEVKSLRRERPQYVTINRQRPSTEAPLEDSEELDENNEDDLSSEENLSNNPPETTTAIPRGTPGYVNIRRNRITTARSNIPQEESEEDVNVNRRRPVASIDSALAVSDDADVDDDDSTELEIATEAVLTRRRTQFPIQEEQTSTSRYITIHRVRSTTHAPEEAASEEEAQIVDITTKATPSSTENILPTTPDVEIEDEIDDKISVPETNIENEAAVEESIVRTESSPPISTTQSQSFIVTDLPVQNVDPLTTITPLPISVKSIEIGEYPTTAVPSSTVVSSTTIQESSFDESTTKGSAAVAQPRPFGFQRRARPTTTVTSLTPSPDTTTSSSVSSDTGRVKVPSETVRLPTLKELIGYKTTVAYDYTTTTPITLSIQNSLDDNVLNHNEHTNYVTETITPTFGRDIIPADVQSTKDTGIEEVKVVQEDQDQLNDYSAWKIAEHNKYKNSIENDNSIIHYGKLKTSTESPLRATLPIKILTQDEVTPKRRKIKLVNIPVRILESDRPVTDLILEVPEYKLKSVLRSLLRVEIINQENVTNDNSKESKTFNIHDQRITYSNDDQNRGPQDANTEHKADEPFNENSNTNPKVTGDSYSSTTPSITTVRGNRSQPPYRSSRNRGFYVTKSIGSSTLLQTTTPPIPRQSTESNSENPQLYSTVSELELSTFTENPSTIAMDTTNVSGELYTMQDESASEETWHSTINTSLKNLNDILTSNKDVNRTSLTSDKITAIPDTTTAEYTSTRLTEPSTVKSTPESVASTEFNDQIYTSESIAEFESYSTEDFSSITSEETSKPESSLDLRTTVSGLESEEEEYYDVTNEPTSTPYLATAKYNAASVAKSLRESSEVKKSSTALNYYTEIGSTTTEFQKTTASEYEVPSDDFPSNDQSKETVTAETTKSFDNTLTTSGLDSDFKSNLLVNGETHDIDLGFKTERTATTSIIIGSSLKPEIKTTKASIDDQRTSPLDFITENIIESSSPGAMTSFSLNPETGTNTASIYNPGTSPVDFVTESIIENSSTNVLEFLTEGIIENGSNSVTTSSSSNPEIGTNTASIDDRRTSLLDFATESITENDSTSATTSSSMISEIRANTASIDDRRTSPLDFATESITENGSTSATESSFLNPEIRANTASIDDRRTSPLDFVTESIIENDSTSATTSFSLNPEIETKTVPIDDRRTNPVDFVTERIIENDSTSVTTSSSLNSEIGTNTASTLNREVTRLDYSTENIVSTISVTSDSVMSTVSLGTNAVEEATDSFVIPDTKLTEMEMGSTVSSNKASTTVSDNIATVTSSVGEISGISETHSTYPSKIDQQVVTQITPFTFSSGSTFSPSNNAHKDFNTVSTIVEKDTALDTAVTQQILEGLTEAPKRSVLTESTSSELISDTFYRSPSAIPGKKSVRRRIIKKRINGIRRPYVQTVQDTSRLNGIDKPRKKFVRRRIINRTTGKIVNETMKGNSKVLDSPSIRSIANPELVPKINESPEPRNGTVRNKIVRHRVIYRRRPAVNQTNSSSIDAKISSQNNSASNDVQSSSVSSTNSNQRRRVVLERSRYRGKGSGRGRGQTESSTVTPRLSLERQLNSTETTVQNDKLYKRKTNEQDYADVTIDNLSSGSESYGKVSIYQREELPQIEKISEAALELEPVSKSEDVQADGEINLFKTRTGTTRLPGTLVRSARPRTSTSAPESDIATTVSSLRKLSNNIEVRRRGRLGQSTTSGSTSNAEVQSQPAAGDDGALKFESDKDVLESLDQASHAQEVEVTVAARDPSSPAPPTVTA
- the LOC124306419 gene encoding serine-rich adhesin for platelets-like isoform X1; protein product: MDWRVRSVAQLLMLGCLTALLDCGIAEQRVVCYYTNWSVYRPGTAKFSPQNINPYLCTHLIYAFGGFTKDNALKPFDKYQDIEKGGYAKFNGLKTYNKNLKTMLAVGGWNEGSSRFSPLVADPDRRKEFVRNTVKFLRQNHFDGLDLDWEYPAFRDGGKPRDRDNYASLVQELREEYERESLKTGRPRLLLSMAVPAGIEYINKGYDIPKLNKYLDFINLLSYDYHSSYEPAVNHHSPLYPLEEDNEYNFDTELTVDYTIKHLLDVGASPDKIVVGIPTYGRSFTLFNEEATELGSPSDGPGEEGDATREKGYLAYYEICESLIDSDEWEVVSPNSNAMGPYAYKGNQWVGYDDEAIVRLKAQYVTENGLGGIMFWSIDNDDFRGKCHNRPYPLIEAAKEAMLAGSEKTSVREKSTRPTKTRIESNFIGRKLGAGRRRTTEAPAGTRRNNLRKRINSLRSNSRSNARTNLENEETKSQVNGRNRGQYSDSEDDEDISNIRRIDANVVRSAEFSEDQDTENSQSQNRNRLRGAQRRKSPEKTRRRTTTASSVSEEVAEQAGVNKLTTPEPPTTPDPGTDFKCEDEGFFSHPRDCKKYFWCLDAGPGGLGIVAHHFTCPAGLVFNKAADSCDYPRNVVCPKAKTAGGPTTRAPIIAATSRTTIISSTTRRSATSSTTTEPSEYDEEYEYYDDDELEEENVPVSTTTARALQYQTISRNRATTTTTTTTANPPTSTQIPKTTTSETYQSLPSRGSNVAPATSIDEAEEDPQVLKELIDLIKKAGGLEELEKQLHLQGKGSESNVRTGSATNKTSSTPTTISRSLYERVLNRQAANSGNTLFRRTTASPITVTKKITETLDSQPSVIQRSKPSFRNGPGQAQFEGLDDVPEVKSLRRERPQYVTINRQRPSTEAPLEDSEELDENNEDDLSSEENLSNNPPETTTAIPRGTPGYVNIRRNRITTARSNIPQEESEEDVNVNRRRPVASIDSALAVSDDADVDDDDSTELEIATEAVLTRRRTQFPIQEEQTSTSRYITIHRVRSTTHAPEEAASEEEAQIVDITTKATPSSTENILPTTPDVEIEDEIDDKISVPETNIENEAAVEESIVRTESSPPISTTQSQSFIVTDLPVQNVDPLTTITPLPISVKSIEIGEYPTTAVPSSTVVSSTTIQESSFDESTTKGSAAVAQPRPFGFQRRARPTTTVTSLTPSPDTTTSSSVSSDTGRVKVPSETVRLPTLKELIGYKTTVAYDYTTTTPITLSIQNSLDDNVLNHNEHTNYVTETITPTFGRDIIPADVQSTKDTGIEEVKVVQEDQDQLNDYSAWKIAEHNKYKNSIENDNSIIHYGKLKTSTESPLRATLPIKILTQDEVTPKRRKIKLVNIPVRILESDRPVTDLILEVPEYKLKSVLRSLLRVEIINQENVTNDNSKESKTFNIHDQRITYSNDDQNRGPQDANTEHKADEPFNENSNTNPKVTGDSYSSTTPSITTVRGNRSQPPYRSSRNRGFYVTKSIGSSTLLQTTTPPIPRQSTESNSENPQLYSTVSELELSTFTENPSTIAMDTTNVSGELYTMQDESASEETWHSTINTSLKNLNDILTSNKDVNRTSLTSDKITAIPDTTTAEYTSTRLTEPSTVKSTPESVASTEFNDQIYTSESIAEFESYSTEDFSSITSEETSKPESSLDLRTTVSGLESEEEEYYDVTNEPTSTPYLATAKYNAASVAKSLRESSEVKKSSTALNYYTEIGSTTTEFQKTTASEYEVPSDDFPSNDQSKETVTAETTKSFDNTLTTSGLDSDFKSNLLVNGETHDIDLGFKTERTATTSIIIGSSLKPEIKTTKASIDDQRTSPLDFITENIIESSSPGAMTSFSLNPETGTNTASIYNPGTSPVDFVTESIIENSSTNVLEFLTEGIIENGSNSVTTSSSSNPEIGTNTASIDDRRTSLLDFATESITENDSTSATTSSSMISEIRANTASIDDRRTSPLDFATESITENGSTSATESSFLNPEIRANTASIDDRRTSPLDFVTESIIENDSTSATTSFSLNPEIETKTVPIDDRRTNPVDFVTERIIENDSTSVTTSSSLNSEIGTNTASTLNREVTRLDYSTENIVSTISVTSDSVMSTVSLGTNAVEEATDSFVIPDTKLTEMEMGSTVSSNKASTTVSDNIATVTSSVGEISGISETHSTYPSKIDQQVVTQITPFTFSSGSTFSPSNNAHKDFNTVSTIVEKDTALDTAVTQQILEGLTEAPKRSVLTESTSSELISDTFYRSPSAIPGKKSVRRRIIKKRINGIRRPYVQTVQDTSRLNGIDKPRKKFVRRRIINRTTGKIVNETMKGNSKVLDSPSIRSIANPELVPKINESPEPRNGTVRNKIVRHRVIYRRRPAVNQTNSSSIDAKISSQNNSASNDVQSSSVSSTNSNQRRRVVLERSRYRGKGSGRGRGQTESSTVTPRLSLERQLNSTETTVQNDKLYKRKTNEQDYADVTIDNLSSGSESYGKVSIYQREELPQIEKISEAALELEPVSKSEDVQADGEINLFKTRTGTTRLPGTLVRSARPRTSTSAPESDIATTVSSLRKLSNNIEVRRRGRLGQSTTSGSTSNAEVQSQPAAGDDGALKFESDKDVLESLDQASHAQEVEVTVAARDPSSPAPPTVTGRPRFRTSLRRRIITTEAPQVTVSSTVPTTPIIRQRTRPARPFEKVTENTAPVRPRRPAIIDYDYYEDSEERIVGKPKLSGKISITAGGSIRCLDQGNFPHPTSCKKFITCARMVNGQVIGTEYTCPKKLSFDPVGGICNWSAGLGCKE